CTGGCATGGCTGATCTGGTGCTGCCGAAGTCCGGCGACCGCGTCCTGTCCCTATGGCAGCCGTGGGCATCGCTCATCGCCCTACGCGTGAAGCGGATTGAGACCCGTGGCTGGTCGACCAGCTACCGAGGGCCGCTCTGGATCCACGCCGCCAAGCGGTACCCGACCCTGGATGACATGCTCGTCGTCGCAGCCAACGAGACGGCATGGAACGCGTGGCATGCGTCGGGGCTGGTCGCCGATGACGGCGAGATCGACCCCGGTCCTCTCGGCGCGATCGTCGCCCGCGTAGACCTGGTCGACGTCCTGCCGATGGTGGACGTCGTCGGCGCCGAGCACCAGACAGGTGCCTACGTCGAGGTGGCCGCGCCGTACCTCGGACTGTGGCGGCCGGGAGCGCCGGTCCTCGCCCGCATCGATGACGAGCGGGCATACGGCATCTACGAGCCAGGTCGGTTCGCGTGGCTCATGGAGGACGTGCAGGCGCTCGACGAGCCAATCCCGATGCGTGGCCGTCAGCAGATCTGGCGGATCCCCGAGGGGGTGGCCGCCAATGGCTGACCGTCTCGGACCCCGCTCCTGCGCCGTCTGCGGGCCGCAGCTCGACGGCTGCTGGCGCTGTGGCGGAAAGTTCGGCCATGTCCACGTCGTCGTCGTGTCCCGCGCTGGGAAGACGCTCGGTCGTGTGGCCGCCTGTGGCGCTCACGCACCCAAGTCGGGGGAGATGCTGCCCGGCGGGGTCGAAGTCGCCTCACGCGCCGCCTTGAGTGATGCCAGCGCCAGCGCGAAGCGCCGTCGTGATCGTGAGCGACGGAAGGCGCAGCGGATGGTGCTGGATCGGCATGCCGACGAGGTGGCGGCGGTGCTCGTCGAGATCCGAGGTGATGCATGACCGCCCGGACGAAGAAGCGGCGTCCCTACCGGGTTGAGCTCATCGGCAAGGGGACGCTCCGACGGCATTCCTACGCAACGTTGCGTGCCGCGGTGAAGGCGGCCCTGGCGGACGCGCAGCACGACACGGACCTGTACCTGACCCAGCACCGTCAGTACGTCGTCGAGCACCACACGTTCGAGGGGCCGTGGCTCCCGATCGAGATCGTCGTCGTTGACGGTGCAGGCAACGAGATCGAGCGGCGCCACTGGCGGCACGAGACCGCGGCGGTGACGTCTTGATGCGGTCCTACACGCTCGAGATCCCGGACATGCCGGTCTGGAACGCCAACTCCCGCGGCCACCACCACGAACGCGCCCGCAAAGTCCGCTCCTGGCGTGACGCCGTCGCATGGATCGCCGCCGCCGACGGCATCCCCGCGCTCGACCTGGTCGAGATCGAGCTGGTCATGATCCCGGCCGACCGCCGCCGCCGCGACGTGGACAACATCGCCGGCGTGTTGAAGCCGTGCATCGACGGGCTGCGCGACGCGGGTGTACTCATCGAGGACGACGCACGGCACGTCCGCGCGGTGACGTGCCGGATCGCACAGCCGCAGCCGGCTCTCACGCGTCACCGGTGGCTGCTGACGGTTCGGCAACTGACGGCCGCCGACGAGGGTGAGGCCGCGTGATCTCGTCCACGTACCTGTTGCCGCCTGCGGGCGGCTCTCTTTGCAGCCGATCCGGAATCACATCGCTGGCATTCCGCAACTGCCGCGTAGCCGATCGACACCGACGGCCGACCGTGCCGGCCGACACCTACTCGACGAGGGAACAGATGGCCTGGGTCAAGCTTGACGACGCGATGCCGCATCACCCGAAGGTGATGGCCGCCGGTGCGGAGGCGTTCGCGCTGGACGTGGCGGGGATCGCGTACTCGAACCGGTTTGGCACGGACGGGTTCATCTCGGACGACATGCTTCCGGCCGCGCTGCCGTGCCTGAAGCAGCCGAAGAAGCATGCGGCCCGCCTGGTGGCGGTGGGGCGTTGGGTCCGCGACGACGGCCGTGGCGGCTGGACGATCCACGACGTGCACGACTACCAGCCGACGGCTGCGGACCAGGAGAAGGAGCGGGCGGAGGCGCGCGAACGAATGCGTGAGCTGCGGGCGAACCGCAAGGGAACCAAGACCAACCGTTCGAAAGATGTTCGCCCGAACACTTCGCGAACAGGTGCTGAACGTTCGCCCGATGTTCGTAACCCCGTACCCGTACCCCCTGTTCCTTCGGAACAGGAACCCCCCTCGCCTTCGGCTCGGTCCCCCCGCGGCACTCGATTGCCTGACGACTGGCGCCCGGCCGACGAACCGGACCTGATCGCTGCGGTCGGCGGCATCGAGGCCGCACGCGGCGAGTACCGCAAGTTCCGCGACTACTGGCAGGCCAAGCCGGGCAAGGACGGCCGCAAGGTCGACTGGCAGGCCACCTGGCGCAACTGGCTCCGCCGCGCCACCGAAGACCGGCCCGGCAGCGGACGGCCGAAGGGTCCGCCCCGCCCGCCCGACGGCGACGTCGACTACCGCGCCGGCTGGCACGGCAGAGAGGCAACATCGTGAGCGAACCGACCCCGATCGGCGCCGAACTCGGCGACCCGCAGCAGCTCGTCGCCCGGCTCCGCCAGGCCGCGGCACGGGCTCCACGCCGGCCCGCACCGCCACCGCCGACGGAAGCCGTCCCAACGCTCGGCGCTCCGCCGCGGGTGCCGCCCCGCTACCACGCCCGCCTCGACGACCTCGAGCAGACCGGCGCGGTCAAGACCGCCCGCGTGTGGCTCGACCGGGTCCGCGAGCAGCCGGACCATGATTCCGGGTTGCTGATCCTCGGTCTACCCGGACGCGGGAAGTCGCTGATCGCTGGGGCGTTGGCGGTCGAGATGGGTGCCCCGCAGTTCGCCCAGTTCTGGCCGACCCCGGATCTGATTCGGGCGATGCAGGGCGACATCGGCCAGCGTGACCGGATCCCGGTCGGTGAGCGGATCCTGCGTCGCC
The sequence above is drawn from the Egicoccus sp. AB-alg2 genome and encodes:
- a CDS encoding ATP-binding protein; this encodes MSEPTPIGAELGDPQQLVARLRQAAARAPRRPAPPPPTEAVPTLGAPPRVPPRYHARLDDLEQTGAVKTARVWLDRVREQPDHDSGLLILGLPGRGKSLIAGALAVEMGAPQFAQFWPTPDLIRAMQGDIGQRDRIPVGERILRRRLLVLDDIGAEQATDWRVGELNGLLEAVYSRRMLLVATSNLTLDQFGEHLGERAVSRLHEMTDLVVVDGPDRRKA